The genomic stretch gatgattttccttagttgtcagttataatcatcaaaatgaaaagaaataaacatttgaaatatatcagtatgtgtgtaatgaatgaatataatatacaagtttcacatattgaatggaattagtgaaataaatcaactttttgatgatattctaattatatgaccagcacctatatatatatctcaggtGTGAAGTATATTTAGGCTAAATTATGATTTTGCTTATAGAAATACATTTAACACTTTTGTGCATAGCAATCATGAATCTGTTTGTTAACATAAACAAAtctataaaataaacttgaaaagaTTTACCAAGCTTAAAAATCTTAGCAAACACATGAAAAGTCCACATATGCTTCATCTACTCAAAATATTATAgtagtttataaatatttaatatctctctctctctatatatatatatatatatatatatatattatctacaTAAATCAATTCCACTTTTGCATAGTTTGTCACATCAAATTCCACCAATTCCATAACCTTTCCCATTAGggaaattgattttaaattgTTGTGCATATACCTATATTTTAAAGTAGCATGTCAGAACACAATCTAAATAAATTACATCTGACGTGAATAATTTATGTAGATCTATAGAATTTTCACACATTCTGTTCTCTGGGAAACATAACAGTGATATAAGGTTTTAGTGCACTTaaaattgtgcatttatttgaaaacaattggcaaaacaaatttaaaacagaacaaataaaaaaaatattgttgaattGGCTTAATATATCTCTTTCTATCaattatattaacataaaaaaagaatgcaaagaCAGTGGCATATAACAGCTGATCTTCAAAGACGTCATTTCATCCTCAGGGTGTACAATAGCATGGCATGCTCGTATTGTACCTGTTCAGGTGTTCACTGTCAGTCTTTTAGGTGTTCACtgtcagtctttttttttgtagGTGTAAGATGAAGTCATCCAGCAGACGCCACAACAGTTCAAACACTGCTGCTGTTGAGAAATATTTGCCAAAGATCATCATGCAGAGCTAAATTACGTGATCCAACATCTGCATGGACTCCATGATGGCCTCATCCTGAACAAAAATAGTTAGTAAAACAAAGaacatattaaaggaatagttgatcGAGGCTGACAAAAtttaaaatgtgctgaaaatctCCTCATCCTCAgtagggatgcaacgataccaCTTTTTCAGAACAGATCCGATCCAATACCGAAAATTCTgagtatctgccgataccgatccaatccgatacagcacagttttttttaaatcaatgtagaatttctatacttctctgtgttgacctgatcatcactcttttgtgtgttaaacacaatcgactacatatactgtacacaacttcattttaatgaaaaataactaatgaaaaaataataattattattatataataatatattataatactgTTATAAACTAGGTCAGTGGATtattcagcagcaaaagatactctagattctagaaaaatcacaggtgcacaataattttataaaatctagtaaaataaaagtctaaaatctggtaaaatgttacacattgctctttgtattgatgtaaaaaaacattcatgtaagaacaagtatatacatttatatagaaatatgaaatatgtttttttatgtatagcaAAGTAGTAAAGGCAGCAACATATCATAgataggacagaacaagaaagactatTAATGATCTTTGATTGTGCAGAAAGGTATTATAAAACTAAAGGCGCCCATATAGAGTGACACAGAGCGCTTATGCATCCCGAGTTTCGGATTTCGATGCATCCCTAAATCCTCAGgaaatccaagatgtagatgagtttgttttttcatcagatttaaagaaatatagcatcacatcacttgttcaccagtggatcctgtgcagtgaatgggtgccgtcagaatgagagtccaaacagctgatacaaacatcacaataatccacacaactccagtccatcagttaacatcttgtgaagtgaaaagctgagtTTATAACAAATCCAGAACCTTTGCTTCTTGTTCAAATGTCTGTATTTCGATGCGAGAGACTACAGAGGATGGACtgcttcactggaggaagcggtattatggattatggactcgtattttggccagaagtgacagttTCAAGTTAAACCTGATTAATGAGGaatttttatttcttacaaacatgcagcttttggcttcacaagacgttaattcTTGTGtggttgacggcacccattggaTCCATTGTAGAgacagtgatgcaatgctacatttctacaaagaAAAACTCTGGAAGGTCCAAGGGTGAGAACatcttcagcaaatgttcatttttgggtgaactatccctttaaatatcatTGCAGGTCTCCACCTAAACGGTTTCTAATGCATCTTTAATCACATTCTAAAAACAAGTTATTTACACTTTATaccaaaatcaaaacaatgatAGAGATAATTAGTTTTCATGCCAGCCTTGTACCTTTTGACACGACTCCAGGAACTCCTCCATTGTGACGACGCCATCATTGTTGCGATCCATTTTCTGAGTGCAAACAGATAAACaatcaataaatgaataatttgagACCTGTTCTACTAGAAACATGACAAGCATTAGCAGTTTAAAAGAAAGAATAATGAGAATAAATGCtagttttcattttatgtttttttcttctcatcttgcgtttatttgatcaaaaatacactaaaaacagtaatattgtgaaatattattacaatacaagataactggtttctatttgaatatatagtaaaatgtaatttattcctgtgatcaaagctgaatttccagcatcattataTCACTCTGATATGCTGATCTGGAGTTTATGACCTGGAAGAAACTTTCGACATGTTCTCTAGGTGCGCTGTCCTCCATACACGGATATGTGTACTTCCCCATCAAATCATAAATAGACTGCATAATATCATTCATCTCCTAAAACAGacagaacaaatgaatgaatacagtaatggctCCACATAAATGGCCAGATTCTGCACTAGAATAAATGTTCAAATGCACAGTTTAGTACCTCTTTAGTGATGCATCCATCTTTGTTGAGATCATACAAACTAAAGGCCCAACACAGTCTATCAGTGACGGTGCCACgcaagatgattgacaggccaaCCACAAAGTCCTGAAGCCAATGAGAAATACACCAGTAAGTGTAAACGAAAGAACGATCTTAATGTGCAACTTTATGATACATGATAAAATACATGCAAATGATTTTCTTTTCAACTTTTACATAGTTATTATACATTACTATATGCTTTTGAATCAATTAAGTAAATGGTATATTAattatgtttattcatattaagtaTATGAACAGCAAACTGACCTCAAAATTAACTGCTCCGTTTTTGTGTCTGTCAAAAGCCTCAAACAGGAAATGAGCGTATGCGCTAGAATCTTCAAAAGAATTTAGTGAAACACAGAGGGATTCATAAAGGTCTCTTTAAATTCAGTTAATTAATGGGAGTTGGAACATAGAATTTCACTGGAATTTATAAAGTTGGAACAAATGGAACACTCACCTCCTTGGGGAAAAAAATGAGAGTAGATTAACTTTAAAGTCTCTTCATTCACTAATCCAGTGGGACATTCCTACAGTACATAAAAATAGTCATACACAAAACTATAAtctaaatatttcagtatttcaactATATTTAATAGCAATAAAACGATTTGAGGAAACAATGGTAAACAAGGATCTTCGATATGTATCCAacacagaaaagaagaaaaatttgTAAGCGTAAAAAAGCCACATCACGGAAAACCCATCCCGGTTTAATGATAAAAACGTTAAGTATTTGACGAAGTTTTAatttcgtacaaattcatacaacatggaaaacacattatttgtatatttgtacaataaaaaaCCCATGGCTATGAGCTGCTCGTACAAAAATATCACATAAAATAGTTGCGAATTATCACGCGACTTTTCGGAAAAGCACATTTTTGCGAAGAGACTGTCAACAAACCCACAAACTACGAGTAGTCTTTCTTCGTTCACATGTGGCGAAgctagccaatcacaacagagcTGATTTACATTtagaagtcttaaaggtacagtaacgTTTTTCTGCTCGTTTAATTCTTTAGTGCCGTAGAGAAGAAGAAACACActtgtattataaatatataaacttattGTAGAGTCCATTAATAAATCAAACCCGTAGAGAGCTTACAAAGTCATTAAGGGAAAAGCTTCTCACGTTTTTAAAACCTCTATAGAGGATCTGTAGCTCTGTTTTGGTGAACTTGGTCTGTTCCAGAATTTTTTCCAGACTATCCGGCCTGCAGCACACAGTGGCAAGCTCAAAATCCTCCTCTATACTGTCTAAATGAcagatgaaaacataaaaataaattacacattaaacTAAAAACAATACTTAATTAATTTCAGAGATATATGCGGAAAGAACGTGCATAAAGTGAGTGGGTCACTTGCTTTGCCTGACTGTTGGCGTGGAGTCCACATGACAGCAGGGCAGAAGTTTGAGGAAGCGCTGTTTCATGCTCTTTCTGCTCGGGCCTGAGGGAGGGTTACCTGCAAAATCATCGGGAAACTGCTTAGCTATGCagaaaatcatttaaattcaatCACAAGGACACAAAACCATTTGCAAAACACGCGGTCTGTCTCAGTCAGTTGGCCCAGTTGGCTGCTCTGGCTTTGATTCAAAAATGAATCGGATCACTGAATCTGGAGAACTGGATTTCACCCAATCATAAGATGAAGGAATATGAGCACATACTTTTCTTTGACCCTTTTGAGTTTACTGGACATGGCATTTGATTTTAGTACGAAAATACCATTAAAGTCGCGTTCACATTTGAGCATTAttagatgtcagttttacattcattctaaatcataaacatcttgaAGACATCTTCTGAACATCTATTTGACCTCTAACAGATGCCAACTTCTTCCAGAAGTAAACACCCACATCAAATAGACGTCTCTGAGATGTACGTGTCAGACGCTTGTTTTATTCCTGATCAGCGTTTTGAAagaatcggttgaatgaatgattcatgaCTGATAAACACAGTCATTTGTCGCCACCTACTAATGTAACCTGCAAAAAACGTTCACGAAAAAATCCCCAAGAATCGTCTTGAAGGCGCAAACAGATAATTATGCCCATGAAAGTATTAAAGTGGCCCATCGAAAACAAACTCTTAAATCAAAACTAATGTGTCAtgaaaaaaacatcaaagtaaaagtcagaaacaaaaagaaaataatattcagAACAGCTTAGATCTTAGATCAGTTTCATTGGGTGTTATTATTACTTACTCCGGATCGTGGTGACAATATGCACTGTATCCCAGTAAACTaggcttcatgttaaaaatactttttccaCTGTgcataaaaatgtctaaaatgcAGCTCAATTGGATCTTAAAAcacttagaaagccatgtttttCATACGTGTGGTTTCAATTGTTTCTACACATGTTAGTTTGAAAGCTGATCACGATTAATCCATTAAAACACATGTATGTTAGTGAATGAGACTCTAATTTCATTATTTGTGCTATTCCATTTGGTGACGCGAAGAGGCACTGCAATTACAGTCTTCTGCTTTAAATACCAGCTCAGTTCAGGAGTGATTTTGGtccatttgtccattctgatCAGGTTTTTTTTAATAGTGATCCATTTTAAAATAGTCCTTCAGGTTGTCAGTTGGATGAGAAGTTGCAaagacatttgtttttttttgtttgtttgttttttttctcagtctCTCATTTGAAGCTACTGAGAGTATTGACAGACAGAAAGGAACGCATGAAGGTCGAAACCAAGATGGACGCAACAACAAAATTAGCTAGCTTATCCGAATCCTCAGAAAGAGCAGAGAGGTGACTAAGATCCTGGAAAAAGATAGCACTAGATTTAGTTTATTAGCTACTTACCTTGTTAATCAACTGGGAAAGTCACATAACCAGATGACTTTTACTAGTTTATAAATCACTCAGAGACCTAGGagctacatacagtattgttcaaaataatagcagtacaatgtgactaaccagaataatcaaggtttttcgtatatttttttattgctacgtggcaaacaagttaccagtaggttcagtagattctcagaaaacaaatgagacccagcattcatgatatgcacgctcttaaggctgtgcaattgggcaattagttgaattagttgaaaggggtgtgttcaaaaaaatagcagtgtggcattcaatcactgaggtcatcaattttgtgaagaaacaggtgtgaatcaggtggcccctatttaaggatgaagccaacacttgttgaacatgcatttgaaagctgaggaaaatgggtcgttcaagacattgttcagaagaacagcgtactttgattaaaaagttgattagagaggggaaaacctataaagaggtgcaaaaaatgataggctgttcagctaaaatgatctccaatgccttaaaatggagagcaaaaccagagagacgtggaagaaaacggaagacaaccatcaaaatggatagaagaataaccagaatggcaaaggttcagccaatgatcacctccaggatgatcaaagacagtctggagttacctgtaagtactgtgacagttagaagacgtctgtgtgaagctaatctattttcaagaatcccccgcaaagtccctctgttaaaaaaaaggcatgtgcagaagaggttacaatttgccaaagaacacatcaactggcctaaagagaaatggaggaacattttgtggactgatgagagtaaaattgttctttttgggtccaagggccacaggcagtttgtgagacgacccccaaactctgaattcaagccacagtacacagtgaagacagtgaagcatggaggtgcaagcatcatgatatgggcatgtttctcctactatggtgttgggcctatttatcgcataccagggatcatggatcagtttgcatatgttaaaatacttgaagaggtcatgttgccctatgctgaagaggacatgcccttgaaatggttgtttcaacaagacaatgacccaaaacacactagtaaacgggcaaagtcttggttccaaaccaacaaaattaatgttatggagtggc from Carassius gibelio isolate Cgi1373 ecotype wild population from Czech Republic chromosome A22, carGib1.2-hapl.c, whole genome shotgun sequence encodes the following:
- the LOC127943035 gene encoding Kv channel-interacting protein 2 isoform X4, which gives rise to MKVTSRDESVNTSGECDGSSDLLTGEGNPPSGPSRKSMKQRFLKLLPCCHVDSTPTVRQSNLMYSIEEDFELATVCCRPDSLEKILEQTKFTKTELQILYRGFKNECPTGLVNEETLKLIYSHFFPQGDSSAYAHFLFEAFDRHKNGAVNFEDFVVGLSIILRGTVTDRLCWAFSLYDLNKDGCITKEEMNDIMQSIYDLMGKYTYPCMEDSAPREHVESFFQKMDRNNDGVVTMEEFLESCQKDEAIMESMQMLDHVI
- the LOC127943035 gene encoding Kv channel-interacting protein 2 isoform X3; amino-acid sequence: MKVTSRDESVNTSGECDGSSDLLTGNPPSGPSRKSMKQRFLKLLPCCHVDSTPTVRQSNIEEDFELATVCCRPDSLEKILEQTKFTKTELQILYRGFKNECPTGLVNEETLKLIYSHFFPQGDSSAYAHFLFEAFDRHKNGAVNFEDFVVGLSIILRGTVTDRLCWAFSLYDLNKDGCITKEEMNDIMQSIYDLMGKYTYPCMEDSAPREHVESFFQKMDRNNDGVVTMEEFLESCQKDEAIMESMQMLDHVI
- the LOC127943035 gene encoding Kv channel-interacting protein 4 isoform X1; the encoded protein is MMLAPPCFTVFTVYCGLNSEFGGRLTNCLWPLDPKRTILLSSVHKMFLHFSLGQLMCSLANCNLFCTCLFFNRGTLRGILENRLASHRRLLTVTVLTDSIEEDFELATVCCRPDSLEKILEQTKFTKTELQILYRGFKNECPTGLVNEETLKLIYSHFFPQGDSSAYAHFLFEAFDRHKNGAVNFEDFVVGLSIILRGTVTDRLCWAFSLYDLNKDGCITKEEMNDIMQSIYDLMGKYTYPCMEDSAPREHVESFFQKMDRNNDGVVTMEEFLESCQKDEAIMESMQMLDHVI
- the LOC127943035 gene encoding Kv channel-interacting protein 2 isoform X6; this translates as MKVTSRDESVNTSGECDGSSDLLTDSIEEDFELATVCCRPDSLEKILEQTKFTKTELQILYRGFKNECPTGLVNEETLKLIYSHFFPQGDSSAYAHFLFEAFDRHKNGAVNFEDFVVGLSIILRGTVTDRLCWAFSLYDLNKDGCITKEEMNDIMQSIYDLMGKYTYPCMEDSAPREHVESFFQKMDRNNDGVVTMEEFLESCQKDEAIMESMQMLDHVI
- the LOC127943035 gene encoding Kv channel-interacting protein 2 isoform X5, with the protein product MKVTSRDESVNTSGECDGSSDLLTDSIEEDFELATVCCRPDSLEKILEQTKFTKTELQILYRGFKNVRSFSLNDFECPTGLVNEETLKLIYSHFFPQGDSSAYAHFLFEAFDRHKNGAVNFEDFVVGLSIILRGTVTDRLCWAFSLYDLNKDGCITKEEMNDIMQSIYDLMGKYTYPCMEDSAPREHVESFFQKMDRNNDGVVTMEEFLESCQKDEAIMESMQMLDHVI
- the LOC127943035 gene encoding Kv channel-interacting protein 2 isoform X2 encodes the protein MKVTSRDESVNTSGECDGSSDLLTGNPPSGPSRKSMKQRFLKLLPCCHVDSTPTVRQNSIEEDFELATVCCRPDSLEKILEQTKFTKTELQILYRGFKNECPTGLVNEETLKLIYSHFFPQGDSSAYAHFLFEAFDRHKNGAVNFEDFVVGLSIILRGTVTDRLCWAFSLYDLNKDGCITKEEMNDIMQSIYDLMGKYTYPCMEDSAPREHVESFFQKMDRNNDGVVTMEEFLESCQKDEAIMESMQMLDHVI